Within Montipora foliosa isolate CH-2021 chromosome 3, ASM3666993v2, whole genome shotgun sequence, the genomic segment ACAAAAAACCCTTGTCCCGATTGTGCCCGTAATTTATCTGTCCCGTCCTGACTGACTGCTCTTAGGATTCAGTTACGTACTAATGGCAAGATAGTCCTCAACAAAGACTAATAGTGTGAGGTTTTACCCCTTTTAAGATCTTGTTCTTCAGTTCTTCCTGAGTCAGCGGACGTTGTTCATCGTCGGATCCTGACGAACCATCCGAATCGTAGTCATCGCCAGTCGTAGGAGGAACGATGGCAACCGAAGACATCCCAGGCTGAGGACCTTGACCCAAAAGACCCACTGGTGCTACGGGTTCACCATCACGATCAGATTCCTAAACGAAGGGAAAGCAATACAGATTGAGTGAATTGCACATTGCACATTGGGGGGAGGTCAATTTTTGACCAAGTGAGTGGCACAGATATTTTGCAGGCCGAGGGCCGAACGTTTTAAAGTCCTTGTTTGAACTGAGTAGTGATCAAAAGCATTCAGTATCAGACAGCTTtcaaataggcacgcattgcgtgcgtgtggtagtgcagtaacttgacacgcAGTGCTtcattccataactgtcaactgggctgcgttttgttttccaggagattcatgTTATCTTTGCGGTAATATGTAGCCCTAATAGTACACGTTATTGTTTTCGTATCGTAAATCACTATAGTGCTATGGTAGATATCATAGgcaaatagccccctgagaaaaAATGCGGTTACTAGTAagatactaaacccagaaagatcaaagaaaataaaagggaatcgagaaacactGGCTTAGAGGCTGACAGGATGTTCGCTTCAACTTCCTTTTCACAGCAAGTTTAAGTGGTGTACTCTGAGCGCCTGACAGCTTTACATGACAAAAGTTCACTTAAGTTAAGTTCTGTTCGGCAGGGTTAGTCCAATCACCGCaggtagcaattgcaatcgcgtaattaatTTCGACAGTCATGTGAAAACTGCTCTAgcaaccaatgagaaagaaaagcaaaaccaaaataatgtgAATTGCATGTGTAATTTCCCTCGCTtagagcaagttacatggaaatGCTATGAATTTGAATTGGTTCATTatgctgtttgcacctgctgcaATTGatctaaggcccgtttcaaacgtcgaactttacatgtgccaatgagaaaaatctattgttttcgctcatttgcattaaattcggcacatgtaaagttcgacgtttgaaacgggcctaagtaACTACCGGTACTTTGGTACTGGTATTTGTTTTaagacactcaattgaaaactgctctataataataataatgataatgataatgataatgataatcattattattattattattataagtagtagtagtagtactattACTgttagagcaagtttcaatcaagtgtcataaaaccaaaaccaaagtaattactttggccaatcaaaaaggatggagactgTGAATTAAGTACAGTCTGTAAACCAAGCAaaattcaaagtaattacacatagccaacacaaagcacaggaaaatgTGCATTCACAAGCCACAATTGgtattggtttcacttctgattgctgcaggttgaaaaaatggcacgagaactttgaaccaatcactttTAATAGTgacgtaatgcaaaaccaaagcaattcactaattacagTGTACTTTCGATGCTCAATTGAAAACAGCTCTATTGTTATAATTAGAATTATTGTTGTTCCAGCTGCCAAACATGTATGGTAAATTTTCCAAATCCTAGAGGCTATGGATAACCCTTGAAATCCCGGCCAGCACAAACATACCATGGGATTGAGGAGAGACAGAATTACCTTTGCAGTGACGAATCCATGGACTTGTAGAAGCTCATTAGTCCTTTGTTCAATCAACCCAAGGAACTACAAATTAAAATTGAGGAGATTGTAATGTATTGTAACAATTAAAGACTGTCCCTCTTTAATGTAACTGGCACATGTGATAGGGAAAATAAATCACTTATTTGATCCACCTAAAGTATGTAAAAAGTACCTGCATCATGTTGGCATCAGTAACTCCTGATGCTCCACCTAACATGTCAGTTATTGCACTGCGATCACAGTTGATCTTGTTGAACAGCGAGTCAACAcctacaaaataatttttatgggAGACTCATGTGAGAGGAGAATCATGTTCAGATGACACACCAATGATGAAACAGAACTAATAGAGAATCCATGCACAAATGCAATTAAGGTTCTTGCACCGACAATACAGCCTGCCTTGTATCAGAAAAGCTATGTAAAATGAGAGATCTAGCTTTGCATTTGTGAAAAACAGCATTTACTGTAGGTAACACTGAAATTTAATGTTTGAGTAAACTCAAGGACACTTTATAATTATTTCAGCtacaaatttattttcttgCCTATAAGCACAAATGGTCAAATAAGTACAATTAAAGTAAAGAGGAGACATAACTTGATAGCATCCCTGTAATAAAGTGGCGAAGTCAGTGTGAGCTAGAAAGCACAGCAGGAGACAATCCTCTCCCTATCACATGagtgtggtttttttttccttatacCTCTCTGTTAATTTAGCACCTTCCAGTTGCAAGCtattcaaaaaacaaaacagaacaattTTGTACATCCATTCCAAGCCTGGgctttttcaggcttcttttgcAACTCTGCTCAAGTTGCTTCATAGAGTGCGATAACTTTGAACTCCTGATATTATAAATTGCCTTACCTGATTTGAGTtgttcaattatttttttggtctgTTTGAATTGAGTTTCATTTTGATCAGCCTGTTGTGTGGCCAAAGTTAAATTTTCCTCAAGACCCTTCAGTAAACTCTTTCTTTGGCTTGCCAACTCCACTTCTTCACTTTTGAACTTCTCCATCTCTCCTTGATTCTGACAAAGACAGCAAAACACAAAGTTGGCACTGGTTCAAGGTACATGCTGATTGGAGCTCTTTTTCCAATTGAATGTACTTGCAAGTGGGGACACTTGCTCttacatgtaccggtacatgtatttttaccCAGGGGTTGACAAGCGGAAAATACTTTGGAATGAAGTGTTTTTGACTCCTCACTAATGCACTGTACATGCAtgttggaaaaaaattacaacaaatgcaTTACAAAATGTTAATTAAAACCATGAAAAACCAGGTCAGGCACTCAACTGATTCTTTTTTGTATTGAAGAATACTATTCTGCGCTAGTGCATTATACCACATTATAGAGTTTCACTACAGTATGTCTTGACAGAGATATTTAAATGAATTGGACAAGGCAAGTTGACTAAATCTTATTCACCTCATTGATTTGTTCTTGCAAAAGTTCAATTTCATTATTGAGTTCGTTGACATAGTTGAAGAGAGCAAAATTCTTATCCTCCACTTCTATAAATTTGGCAACCAAGAGATCAATGTCCTCTATACCAGTCGCCTCCTTAATAGTCTGGAATGCTGCCTCGTATGACTGTAAAGATATGAACAAAATTGATATGAATGAAGTAAGATGAAAACTATTTACCCAATCAAGGTCTACCATGATTATACATGTAATGTAGTCAAATGCAATTTAACTTAGTTAACAATGAGGAGCAAGTGTTGGCAACATCTTGGGTTAGTTAATTAAATATCCTATGTTTTGATAAGCATtacatttgcattaattttgatgATTGTCTCTTGTTAGCGCTATGGTACCTAGCCTTACATTAGTGTTGTGTTGGATTGTGTTAGCATTTGCATTGCATTCTTCCATGTCTCCTCAGTCCCAGCCCTGGTTTGTTGTTACTGTTTCTCTTCCCGCATCCCTTGTTGGGTGCACAGGCCAGCTTGTGGCTGAGTTGCTGGTGAAATTGTCCGCGGTGTGCTAGGGCACCTGACCTCCACTTGTAATGAGCGTTGTTAACTGGTTATTAACCCTTCCCCACCTGAGAGTGATACTATTATTTTGGTTTTAATTTGGCGAATGTTAGAGCATTTTACTCGCTGATTGTGGGCACTTTAGGTGTAAATGGGTTAAGGAGTTGCTTATCACTCACTGCAGATGTTCAGCTTGGACTGAACCAAGGTTTCAAATTCTGTTCTCAAAAACTCAATTTTACACCCTGATGTCACTGGACGTTATAAGAACATAACTGAAATGGATTAAACTGAATTAActccaccattttgagaattaaATCCAAGATTTAAATGAACCTTTTGTATAAAATATATAAGTATTTCCTTCACTTAATGTCTTGGCCACACTTGGCTGTCAGCCAATGAAATGTGCACGTACTTCAATAGTCTCTTCAGCTTTGTCACCTCTctctttttcatcttttttctttctctgtgtTGATAATTCGTATTCCATCatctcagctctttcctcactcTTGATTCGCATGAATTCTTTGAGTTTGCGGTCATGCTCTATGATACGCATCAGTTCTTTGAGTTCAGTGTTGTATTGTGTTAAATCTTTGTCAGCTTTTTCCTTCAAAGCCATCATCTTTCCTTGAGCTTCATCTCTGTTGGAGTATGAAGTGCAAAAATGCCTTGATCGAATTACAATCATGTGTACTGCTCTCACTAGTGAACATTTCAATATAAAGGAGACTGAGATATACTTAACCGCCAGTACCTTCAACAAACTTTGAAACTAAAGTTTTGCCAGCTACAGCAGTGACTGATGACATGCTTACATTTAATTCCTGGGTGCAATAAGTATTGTAACCAATAAAATACTATCATGTACTTTACTTCTCTAACTCACTTAAGTATAGTGACTACATTGCTAGTAAACTTCATCTACTACTAGTAATTTCATTAATGAAGAAACCTTCAGCACGTTTTGGTCATTACCAACAGCACATCTACATGTACTATACATAATTATGATTCATGCATATACTTAGTCCTCAAAATGCAAGCATACCCTAAGTCTAACATTTCCAACTTCATGTACTTGATCGTTTTCAAGTTGAATGCATCAGTACATTAAGGACAACCATAACATTACCTGGCTTCGTAAGCAGCAGTTGATGTCTCAATGCCTTCCATTATCTTTTGCTTATTCTCAACTAATTCCTTTTCCAGTTTCTGATGAATGTtatcaaaagtcttcttttcAAGTCGCATGTGATCAAAAGTCTCTCTAAGGTCACTATTTTCTGATAAGCAAGTGTTAAAGTCAATCTTGGCCTGCAAATTACAACCAAAAATAAAATGACAACCACCACCGTTTCAATTTCTCGTCCTGTCACTTGCAAGAGCATACACTGTAGTTGCACATCCTCagggaggggggt encodes:
- the LOC137997368 gene encoding coiled-coil domain-containing protein 63-like, translating into MQRVHSRRSEGSEAEVDGLAEQELAKLQRQYRIIEGDRRAYSEETQNHIRKQMEAIKSLEKENEELMKDNTLAGSVQNQNQDKTNTEQLSSLLTKEDEIKEEIEEVIEETKRLDEQIRMMEKRVKQQRKNMGGVHNSHLHNKRTQKYIRVLENRLDKAKIDFNTCLSENSDLRETFDHMRLEKKTFDNIHQKLEKELVENKQKIMEGIETSTAAYEARDEAQGKMMALKEKADKDLTQYNTELKELMRIIEHDRKLKEFMRIKSEERAEMMEYELSTQRKKKDEKERGDKAEETIESYEAAFQTIKEATGIEDIDLLVAKFIEVEDKNFALFNYVNELNNEIELLQEQINENQGEMEKFKSEEVELASQRKSLLKGLEENLTLATQQADQNETQFKQTKKIIEQLKSGVDSLFNKINCDRSAITDMLGGASGVTDANMMQFLGLIEQRTNELLQVHGFVTAKESDRDGEPVAPVGLLGQGPQPGMSSVAIVPPTTGDDYDSDGSSGSDDEQRPLTQEELKNKILKGISKREAHPKKSQHPGSASSEKSPAKKKKGAK